One window from the genome of Pelodictyon luteolum DSM 273 encodes:
- a CDS encoding carboxy terminal-processing peptidase, translating into MFRKILPIFIVAVLAGLSPLFANNVKTPVKKAPAPAVLRATPAQEEAARYISQYLLENHYRKVAVGDSLSREVFSRYMDNLDGSRSYFMAGEVEHLRNAYGNRIDDDFLSGKPTSGFAIYNRFLKRAYEKMRYMRAAADTVKFNFAAPETLAVQRKDDPWPRTRGELTSLWRKELKYQWLNLKYSGESPKTIRTTLAKSFTSRMNLLRRQKPEDAFHAYTYALTTSFDPHTDYFSPDEYENFQIDMSRSLEGIGAKLQTESEYTIVNEVIPGGPAYRSNLLKKGDKIIGVGQGRITEIVDVVGWRINDVVKLIRGKKGTVVRIKILPASQAGRGPAKVIMLTRDKVDLEEQAAHKTIIQQNGKKIGVITIPSFYLDFEAQKQNDGSYNSTSRDVARILGELSAAAVDGVVIDLRDNGGGSLEEAVNVTGLFITTGPVVQISNSTGGKMVLRDEDRQMAYPGPLVVLVNRYSASASEIFAAAIQDYGRGVVVGERTFGKGTVQSIINLQRPYSLFPRQPNLGQMKLTIAKFYRISGESTQHKGVVPDITIPSLIDASAIGEDTYTSSLPWSTVTRTLYRPVDDVMAPDILLLRQKFQSRALANRRYQSYLSDLATLNRIRKKKSVSLKESTFRVETEKIKQIEKLWATDGGEEQDAKKAPQPPLKQTDVVLNEAAAITTDLAVLEAAKSQTIVRRAAVVPAGVLLLKK; encoded by the coding sequence ATGTTCCGAAAAATCCTCCCGATCTTCATTGTTGCAGTTCTTGCAGGCCTTTCGCCTCTCTTTGCAAACAATGTGAAAACTCCTGTAAAGAAAGCACCGGCACCGGCCGTGCTTCGGGCCACTCCCGCCCAGGAGGAGGCCGCGAGGTATATCAGCCAGTACCTGCTGGAAAACCATTACCGCAAGGTGGCGGTCGGCGATTCGCTTTCCCGGGAGGTTTTTTCAAGATACATGGACAACCTTGACGGCAGCCGTAGCTATTTTATGGCCGGAGAGGTCGAGCATCTCCGCAATGCATACGGCAATCGCATAGACGACGATTTTCTCTCTGGCAAACCTACATCAGGTTTTGCGATCTACAACCGCTTCCTGAAGCGTGCATATGAGAAAATGCGCTACATGAGGGCAGCGGCCGATACCGTCAAGTTCAATTTTGCCGCACCTGAAACCCTCGCCGTGCAGCGCAAGGACGATCCGTGGCCCCGCACCCGCGGTGAACTCACTTCACTCTGGCGCAAAGAGCTGAAATACCAGTGGCTCAACCTGAAATACTCCGGGGAAAGCCCAAAGACCATCCGCACGACGCTCGCCAAAAGCTTCACGAGCAGGATGAACCTTCTTCGCAGACAGAAGCCGGAAGATGCGTTCCATGCCTATACCTATGCATTGACAACATCGTTCGACCCGCATACGGACTACTTCTCACCGGATGAGTACGAGAACTTCCAGATTGATATGAGCCGCTCGCTGGAGGGTATAGGAGCAAAGCTGCAGACAGAAAGCGAATACACCATTGTCAACGAGGTCATTCCCGGTGGGCCCGCCTACAGGAGCAACCTGCTCAAGAAAGGTGACAAGATCATCGGCGTCGGGCAGGGTCGTATTACGGAAATCGTCGATGTTGTCGGCTGGCGCATCAATGACGTCGTCAAGCTCATAAGGGGCAAGAAGGGAACGGTTGTCCGCATCAAGATCCTTCCTGCAAGCCAGGCCGGCAGGGGACCGGCCAAGGTCATTATGCTGACACGTGACAAGGTTGATCTGGAGGAGCAGGCTGCACACAAGACCATCATCCAGCAGAACGGAAAGAAGATCGGTGTCATCACCATACCTTCGTTCTACCTTGATTTTGAAGCGCAGAAGCAGAATGACGGATCCTACAACAGCACGAGCCGTGACGTCGCCCGCATACTTGGAGAACTTTCGGCTGCCGCGGTCGACGGCGTGGTGATCGATCTTCGCGACAACGGAGGCGGCTCCCTGGAGGAAGCCGTCAATGTGACCGGGCTGTTCATCACCACGGGGCCTGTCGTCCAAATCAGCAATTCAACCGGAGGAAAGATGGTCCTGCGCGACGAGGACCGCCAGATGGCCTATCCCGGGCCGCTTGTCGTGCTCGTTAACCGTTACAGCGCCTCGGCTTCGGAGATCTTTGCCGCAGCCATCCAGGACTACGGCAGGGGAGTCGTCGTCGGAGAACGGACGTTTGGAAAAGGTACCGTCCAGAGCATCATCAACCTCCAGCGGCCGTACTCGCTTTTCCCTCGTCAGCCGAACCTCGGCCAGATGAAACTGACGATCGCGAAGTTCTACAGGATTTCGGGCGAGAGCACCCAGCACAAGGGCGTTGTGCCGGACATCACCATCCCCTCCCTGATTGATGCCTCGGCCATCGGTGAGGACACCTACACCAGCAGCCTTCCATGGAGCACGGTTACACGGACCCTCTACCGTCCTGTCGACGACGTGATGGCTCCGGACATACTTCTGCTCCGCCAGAAGTTCCAGTCCCGGGCTCTCGCTAACAGGCGCTATCAGAGCTATCTCTCGGATCTTGCGACCCTGAACCGCATACGGAAGAAAAAGTCGGTATCCTTGAAGGAGTCGACGTTCAGGGTAGAGACGGAAAAGATCAAGCAGATCGAGAAACTCTGGGCGACGGACGGCGGGGAGGAGCAGGACGCGAAGAAAGCCCCGCAGCCACCACTCAAACAGACCGATGTAGTACTCAATGAGGCGGCGGCAATCACCACCGACCTTGCCGTACTTGAAGCAGCCAAAAGCCAGACCATCGTCCGGAGGGCGGCTGTGGTTCCGGCAGGAGTTCTTTTACTGAAGAAATAA
- a CDS encoding RNA recognition motif domain-containing protein gives MNIYVGNLPYTISEDDLRDAFSEFGEVASANIITDKFSGRSKGFGFVEMPDDDAAREAIESMHNKDFKGRSIMVNEAKPREERAPRRDRY, from the coding sequence ATGAACATTTATGTTGGCAATCTGCCTTACACCATTTCCGAAGATGACCTTCGTGACGCTTTCTCCGAGTTTGGAGAAGTAGCAAGCGCAAACATCATCACTGACAAATTCTCCGGCCGCTCCAAGGGCTTCGGTTTTGTCGAGATGCCTGATGACGATGCAGCTCGCGAAGCCATTGAGTCCATGCACAACAAGGACTTCAAGGGCCGTTCCATCATGGTCAACGAGGCTAAGCCCCGCGAAGAACGAGCTCCCCGCCGCGATCGTTACTGA
- a CDS encoding sensor histidine kinase has protein sequence MISLSKSIRWLFCLLLTLAAAFPAPAISAAAAEPLALGSSEFYYLAGHMEVLKDPSRSMDFKKALEAYGRGEFLPLPGTLNAGYGRNAYWIHFTLKRGVAFPEKSMLSLSPSYTNSVKVYVQRQGRSPLLPSSFSPVLLGSDVPVAERPVLNPNFVIPLDLQADEPVEVFVRVYSKGSISLTGQVATYGSLRNSTYYSIMIQFGYLGIAAVLCVMNLIFFFAIRDRLLLYLVLYVFTVLVNNLAVSGMSTLLFPNHAHLISDYMVYMGIGAQVLVFSEFSYHLFHDFAGLWLLRYIRFMSVVGVLTIISVSLGFYASVVPFALIGIIILITMLLLTSKKLLVSMPQSGIFITVAFGISMLGYFFQIFRLIGIIPLEPGWEINMVEPATLVHMVLISIALSERFRITERQLADASRLSEKRAVEIAEDMTGELRENKERLEVALAAEHLSAERQNQFLTMLSHEYRTPLAIIQGNLDILAINSENGGEEESQELQKMRRAVARLVDVMDVSLMQNRMLDLQVVGTSTIICADEFIRQQVDAVRWMWPERSFTLHSELVEESVFGEAPLLNTALFNILDNAQKYSPCDTAIEIRTWADGDFVMISVSNGIAGISIGDSESLFDKYRRGACSHDTSGAGVGLWLVRKIIEEHGGTVKMNSAAHGRISVGLAIPVERGETPYCQKK, from the coding sequence ATGATCTCCCTCTCCAAATCCATCCGATGGCTTTTCTGCCTTCTTTTGACCCTTGCCGCAGCTTTTCCGGCACCAGCGATCAGCGCTGCCGCTGCTGAACCTCTTGCTCTCGGATCCAGCGAATTTTATTACCTCGCAGGCCATATGGAAGTGCTGAAGGATCCATCTCGAAGCATGGATTTCAAGAAAGCCCTTGAAGCATACGGTCGAGGTGAGTTCCTTCCTCTGCCTGGTACACTAAACGCTGGCTATGGTCGAAATGCCTACTGGATACATTTCACTCTCAAGCGGGGAGTGGCGTTCCCTGAAAAATCGATGCTAAGCCTTTCACCAAGTTACACGAACAGCGTCAAGGTTTATGTCCAGCGTCAAGGCCGATCTCCGCTTCTTCCGTCCTCCTTCAGTCCCGTCCTGCTCGGCAGTGACGTGCCCGTCGCCGAGCGCCCGGTGCTGAATCCCAATTTTGTCATCCCGCTGGACCTTCAGGCTGACGAACCAGTGGAAGTGTTCGTGAGGGTATACTCGAAAGGCTCAATCAGTCTGACGGGGCAGGTCGCCACCTATGGGAGCCTCAGGAACAGCACCTATTACAGTATCATGATACAGTTCGGTTACCTCGGCATCGCTGCGGTCCTCTGCGTCATGAACCTTATTTTTTTCTTTGCCATCAGGGATCGACTGTTACTGTATCTCGTTCTCTATGTCTTTACAGTTCTTGTCAACAATCTTGCCGTATCGGGGATGAGCACCCTCTTATTCCCGAACCATGCGCATCTCATCTCCGACTACATGGTATATATGGGAATCGGTGCGCAGGTGCTTGTCTTTTCTGAATTCAGCTACCACCTTTTCCATGATTTCGCCGGTCTTTGGCTGCTTCGTTACATTCGATTTATGTCAGTTGTTGGTGTACTGACTATTATTTCTGTTTCACTGGGATTCTATGCGTCAGTAGTGCCTTTCGCCCTTATCGGCATCATTATTCTCATTACTATGCTGCTTCTGACCAGCAAAAAGCTTTTGGTCAGCATGCCGCAGAGCGGCATTTTCATCACCGTAGCGTTCGGAATCAGTATGCTGGGGTATTTCTTCCAGATCTTCCGTCTCATCGGCATCATTCCCCTTGAGCCGGGATGGGAGATCAATATGGTTGAACCCGCCACATTGGTCCATATGGTTCTGATTTCCATCGCACTCTCCGAACGGTTCCGCATCACGGAGAGGCAGTTGGCTGATGCCTCGCGACTTTCTGAAAAAAGGGCTGTTGAAATAGCTGAGGACATGACTGGCGAACTGAGGGAAAATAAGGAGCGCCTGGAGGTGGCTTTGGCCGCAGAGCATCTGTCTGCCGAGCGGCAGAACCAGTTCCTCACAATGCTTTCCCATGAGTACCGTACACCTCTGGCCATCATCCAGGGCAATCTGGACATCCTGGCAATCAATTCGGAAAATGGTGGCGAAGAGGAGTCCCAGGAACTTCAGAAAATGCGCAGGGCAGTCGCCCGACTGGTCGATGTAATGGATGTGTCACTCATGCAGAACCGCATGCTGGACTTGCAGGTCGTCGGGACGTCAACAATAATATGCGCCGATGAATTCATCCGTCAGCAGGTGGATGCCGTCAGGTGGATGTGGCCAGAGCGAAGCTTCACCCTTCATTCCGAGCTTGTCGAGGAGAGCGTATTCGGCGAAGCGCCGTTGCTCAATACAGCGCTGTTCAACATTCTTGACAATGCCCAGAAGTACTCTCCCTGCGATACGGCCATTGAAATCCGGACATGGGCAGATGGTGATTTTGTCATGATCTCCGTATCAAACGGGATTGCAGGTATCTCAATCGGCGATTCGGAGTCGCTGTTCGACAAATACCGAAGAGGAGCATGTAGTCATGATACCTCAGGGGCCGGTGTCGGGTTGTGGCTTGTCCGCAAGATCATAGAGGAGCATGGTGGCACGGTTAAGATGAACTCGGCCGCTCATGGCCGGATAAGCGTCGGACTCGCCATACCCGTCGAACGGGGAGAGACCCCGTATTGTCAGAAAAAGTAG
- a CDS encoding response regulator transcription factor, producing the protein MIKFSSKSRRVIIVEDDHDLRESIIKYLKLKGFDVVGVGTALNFYAEVAASAYAVAILDLALPDQDGLVIAKFIRANSRMRILMLTARMTLDDRLAGYESGADIYLVKPVDFRELAASLESLFGRIGEDVHEASVEHACGPERWLLSKERWLLLCPDGNSVKLTAKEYLFLSCLAEFPGLVISRADLLSSLGYPHTESSNRSLESLVYRMRKKVSPTLDTPIKAVSGEGYTFCSPIAFD; encoded by the coding sequence ATGATAAAGTTCAGCTCAAAGTCTCGGCGGGTCATCATCGTCGAAGACGACCACGATTTGCGTGAAAGCATCATCAAATACCTTAAGCTAAAGGGGTTTGATGTTGTCGGGGTCGGAACCGCCCTCAACTTCTATGCTGAAGTGGCAGCAAGCGCCTATGCCGTTGCGATACTTGATCTCGCCCTGCCGGATCAGGACGGTCTGGTTATCGCCAAGTTTATACGCGCGAACAGCCGTATGCGGATTCTCATGCTCACGGCAAGAATGACGCTTGACGATAGACTTGCAGGCTACGAGTCAGGGGCCGACATCTATCTCGTCAAACCGGTCGATTTCCGTGAACTGGCTGCATCGCTTGAGAGTCTATTCGGACGCATTGGCGAAGACGTTCACGAGGCTAGTGTAGAACATGCTTGCGGGCCTGAACGTTGGCTGTTGAGCAAAGAGCGTTGGCTGCTACTCTGCCCTGATGGGAATTCCGTAAAGTTGACGGCAAAGGAATACCTCTTCCTCAGCTGTCTGGCTGAATTTCCGGGCCTGGTTATATCCAGGGCCGATCTGCTTTCCTCTCTTGGTTACCCCCACACGGAGTCCTCCAACCGCTCCCTCGAGTCTCTCGTCTACCGGATGCGCAAAAAAGTGTCGCCGACCCTTGATACCCCAATCAAGGCCGTAAGCGGCGAAGGCTATACCTTCTGCTCGCCGATTGCATTCGATTAA
- a CDS encoding Vps62-related protein, which yields MKYSVRRHPVIQASLLLAISSPAPVGAEAINPFSEAISQKIQAEKGHTPSSHAHAFMTPTNGLFRAAVPAAMTPSASSAHAVYSSSASWHSEAEFLAGARANGDAWEAKGLVGPEIKTMHLRLRYAYTYDFVYNDRGSGAKANIAIWRPRVPDGWVRLGDYAQPGANYNESQPTGKPPCLIVMWDDRFPQGDSKNAPYLKPATGFTKAWDDTKTHGKMDGSFWVPISAKGYAPVGCVANGSHSAPADLNCVYTVNTDLLTWTGNSWIGQIWTDRKSGGVHDCALWAWKQDSPSDKILPGIPTNSFWAVGSYTKSLGRAPGMILGLKPDIARSEASNALIDTYRRTLISGVKKVYQDSATVKLKLLEASVKARANEAAGGGGSFASIASDSFISPELNAKIKALPAVGANGGTTVSNDMPTVSYAATMFTGKANQIAALGRSVDLGQLPGFDSIMQLKGVTVTNASFSQGSITSGKEKGQPWMCLSGDVTISTQKFGSVSGKVVALSRLYQKEGLRTGYVISVPSADVTSKLPAFGAPPLNAVKFSDAAITFGQEAHSWEVSELPTEVKDLLSVYVPTGKEALRFPKGENVWLVSSVAGNSLFSAPFSVLDAAPPKVLFSAIFPDKPADSFKLRAKLLSSYKAAFLPHGIKIDTPDLEISSGPFNGVTLWSNLHIDLSKQFQVDLPARIDIPVGANPLAGISVSGLIPGSWKNPMGLKGLELDSMRVGGTFGGVSPSLGLGGILDLGQGWKFDLAGSFSFASPVALSGMSCSLDRDLSLGDLVSLYGIVLKAATPSAQLPAPSTVDLPLANLKVMKPSFAIAEFDIPAMNLRQGLTFDGGLSIGTAQLGSASVWMLAGKGLDCKGWISPFSFGPFKVSGNGKDKLYNTRDDAPYLDLEYTPKTAYSVSQHCYLSGRTMVAGAPMNIQLNLGKDNLAVDIDGKLGGLFDAHIGAQGTQAVLSDISKGGSLAFQAEMRNSGIDALAGKIDGQLGSSSVVKKAIDLVGGGFAIRSVQFSGTLDGINAGAISGGSVKASAFGRPADISFSATNVPGLESLVSGLMVKKVESIAMAVLKDPLAFFGNVCTNMGDLGTDVLSGVTSKLQKSPTQYFTDAQTAATSAGDQAYQAASAAATVAKETADKAARAAEQAAKKMAETLKKIAEEAWKAVRFW from the coding sequence ATGAAGTATTCAGTGAGAAGGCATCCAGTCATCCAAGCTTCGCTGCTCCTTGCCATTTCTAGCCCTGCCCCAGTGGGCGCGGAAGCCATCAACCCATTCAGTGAAGCGATTTCACAGAAGATACAGGCCGAGAAAGGCCATACCCCAAGCAGCCATGCGCACGCTTTCATGACGCCGACGAATGGTCTGTTCCGAGCCGCGGTGCCTGCGGCAATGACTCCGTCCGCGTCATCGGCTCATGCCGTTTATTCATCTTCGGCATCATGGCACAGCGAGGCGGAGTTCCTTGCCGGAGCCAGGGCCAACGGCGATGCTTGGGAGGCGAAAGGGCTGGTCGGGCCTGAGATTAAGACCATGCATTTGCGCCTAAGGTATGCTTATACCTATGATTTCGTCTATAACGACCGCGGATCCGGAGCTAAGGCAAATATCGCCATCTGGCGTCCCCGGGTTCCTGACGGGTGGGTACGCCTTGGTGATTACGCGCAGCCGGGAGCAAACTATAATGAATCCCAGCCAACCGGTAAGCCGCCTTGTCTTATCGTCATGTGGGACGACCGGTTTCCCCAGGGTGATTCGAAGAACGCCCCGTACCTTAAGCCGGCTACGGGCTTTACAAAGGCATGGGATGATACGAAGACCCATGGCAAGATGGACGGAAGTTTCTGGGTACCCATAAGTGCGAAAGGGTACGCACCTGTCGGCTGTGTTGCGAACGGGAGTCACAGCGCCCCAGCCGACCTCAACTGTGTCTACACGGTCAATACCGACTTGCTTACATGGACAGGGAACAGCTGGATCGGTCAGATATGGACCGACAGGAAATCTGGTGGAGTACATGACTGTGCTCTTTGGGCCTGGAAGCAGGATTCCCCGTCCGATAAAATCCTCCCCGGCATTCCGACCAACTCATTTTGGGCCGTCGGTTCCTACACGAAGAGTTTGGGTAGAGCCCCTGGAATGATCCTTGGCTTGAAGCCCGATATCGCAAGGTCTGAGGCAAGCAATGCGCTCATCGACACATATAGGCGGACATTAATCAGCGGTGTGAAGAAGGTCTATCAGGATAGTGCCACCGTTAAGCTTAAGCTCCTTGAAGCCAGTGTGAAAGCGAGGGCGAACGAAGCTGCCGGAGGAGGGGGCTCATTTGCGTCGATAGCGTCGGACTCCTTCATCAGTCCGGAGCTGAACGCCAAGATCAAAGCGCTGCCTGCAGTCGGTGCAAACGGGGGGACGACGGTATCAAATGATATGCCGACGGTCTCCTATGCAGCAACAATGTTCACTGGAAAGGCGAACCAGATTGCAGCTCTTGGCCGTTCTGTCGACCTGGGTCAGCTGCCTGGATTCGACAGCATCATGCAGCTCAAGGGGGTTACCGTAACCAATGCCAGTTTCAGTCAGGGGAGTATCACTTCTGGCAAGGAAAAAGGACAGCCTTGGATGTGCCTCAGCGGAGACGTTACCATTTCGACCCAGAAGTTCGGATCGGTTTCAGGCAAAGTGGTCGCCTTGTCGCGGCTCTACCAAAAGGAAGGCCTTCGCACCGGCTATGTGATTAGTGTTCCCTCAGCAGATGTGACGTCGAAGTTGCCGGCATTCGGGGCTCCTCCTCTAAATGCAGTCAAGTTTTCCGACGCCGCAATTACCTTCGGTCAGGAAGCCCATAGCTGGGAAGTAAGCGAATTGCCGACTGAAGTGAAGGATTTGCTGTCAGTCTATGTGCCTACGGGGAAAGAGGCGCTCAGGTTCCCCAAAGGAGAAAATGTCTGGCTTGTTTCTTCTGTTGCAGGCAACAGCCTGTTCAGTGCTCCGTTTAGCGTCCTTGATGCAGCCCCCCCGAAGGTGCTCTTTTCGGCGATCTTTCCAGACAAGCCTGCGGATTCGTTCAAGTTGCGGGCAAAGTTGCTTAGCAGTTACAAGGCGGCTTTTCTTCCTCATGGAATCAAGATTGACACGCCTGACCTGGAGATTAGCTCAGGTCCTTTTAATGGGGTAACGCTATGGTCAAACCTGCACATTGACCTTTCGAAGCAGTTCCAAGTCGATCTTCCAGCGCGGATTGATATTCCTGTAGGAGCGAATCCCCTTGCAGGAATAAGCGTATCGGGCCTTATTCCCGGGAGCTGGAAGAATCCCATGGGGCTGAAAGGCCTTGAATTGGATTCCATGAGGGTTGGCGGCACGTTTGGCGGCGTTTCGCCGAGTCTTGGCCTGGGAGGAATCTTGGACCTTGGTCAAGGATGGAAGTTCGATCTAGCCGGTTCATTCTCATTCGCTTCGCCTGTGGCTCTTTCAGGCATGAGCTGCTCACTTGACCGCGATCTTTCACTGGGTGACCTGGTTTCCCTTTACGGGATCGTCTTGAAGGCGGCTACCCCTTCTGCGCAGCTACCTGCGCCGTCGACGGTCGATCTGCCCCTTGCCAACCTCAAGGTGATGAAGCCGAGCTTCGCAATTGCCGAATTTGACATCCCTGCCATGAACCTTCGTCAGGGGTTGACCTTTGATGGGGGCCTAAGCATCGGAACTGCCCAGCTGGGATCTGCTTCAGTCTGGATGCTTGCCGGCAAGGGGCTGGACTGCAAAGGGTGGATTTCTCCGTTTTCGTTTGGTCCGTTCAAGGTCAGCGGGAATGGCAAGGACAAGCTCTACAATACTCGTGATGATGCCCCTTATCTTGACCTGGAGTATACCCCGAAAACCGCGTACAGTGTCAGCCAACACTGTTACCTAAGTGGCCGGACTATGGTGGCCGGAGCCCCCATGAACATCCAGCTTAACCTGGGCAAGGATAATCTGGCAGTAGATATCGATGGCAAGCTGGGAGGCCTTTTCGATGCCCATATCGGCGCACAGGGAACCCAAGCGGTACTCTCCGATATCAGCAAGGGAGGAAGCCTCGCTTTTCAGGCAGAAATGAGGAACTCAGGCATTGATGCTCTTGCAGGGAAAATCGACGGCCAGCTGGGATCCAGCTCTGTTGTAAAAAAAGCCATTGATCTTGTCGGGGGGGGATTCGCTATTCGCTCTGTCCAGTTCTCCGGAACACTTGACGGAATCAATGCTGGAGCAATTTCCGGCGGATCAGTCAAGGCGAGTGCATTCGGCAGGCCTGCCGATATTTCGTTCAGTGCGACGAATGTACCAGGGCTTGAATCGCTGGTATCCGGTCTGATGGTCAAAAAGGTTGAAAGTATTGCGATGGCGGTGCTGAAGGATCCGCTCGCATTCTTCGGGAATGTCTGCACGAATATGGGTGATCTGGGGACCGATGTCCTTTCCGGTGTTACCAGTAAGTTGCAGAAAAGCCCGACGCAGTACTTCACTGATGCCCAGACCGCAGCTACATCGGCTGGGGATCAGGCGTATCAAGCTGCCAGTGCTGCGGCGACTGTAGCAAAAGAGACGGCTGACAAGGCAGCAAGGGCTGCCGAACAGGCGGCCAAAAAAATGGCTGAGACCCTGAAGAAGATCGCGGAAGAGGCCTGGAAAGCTGTACGATTCTGGTAA
- a CDS encoding protease inhibitor I42 family protein: protein MKIEKLFATVALTGMVLFQPQSSVYSWPSIPHPKPPVPIPHPPIPNPPVPVPVPKPPVNPAEQIRHATEAATKTMNKAASGDFDGVADDCIGAASNPAPFRDVALKALVRATPSQLRGVSEKATSIYKNLDDQYGQIKADTYRSLYESYKGDFKEIAARIEKGDYDISEYRKYALAYGLATADWSNPAAAVEKIASNQYAVYSWYSKHTIRGAAISATRNHFGADDAAVEGGIRQLAQNLKEANAGVAGGAIMAEFVKNLRIITVTVKPQEETLIELPANPSTGYSWSFVSLDPGVVTFNVLDKSAVATGIAKNTWMPFKPPIHPVKPVVVGKADAVHIKIRANKAGSGRILGLYSRPWDKETGELTEIRVISDNR from the coding sequence ATGAAAATCGAAAAGCTGTTTGCAACCGTTGCTTTGACAGGCATGGTCCTGTTCCAGCCTCAGTCTAGTGTCTATAGCTGGCCAAGTATTCCTCATCCAAAACCACCTGTTCCGATTCCGCATCCCCCCATTCCGAATCCGCCGGTGCCGGTTCCTGTACCCAAGCCTCCAGTCAATCCGGCAGAGCAGATCCGTCATGCCACAGAGGCTGCCACGAAAACCATGAACAAGGCTGCTTCGGGGGATTTCGATGGCGTCGCTGACGACTGTATTGGGGCGGCATCGAATCCCGCCCCGTTCAGGGACGTTGCACTGAAAGCACTTGTTCGTGCAACCCCCTCCCAGCTCCGGGGAGTGTCCGAGAAAGCGACATCTATCTACAAAAACCTTGATGACCAGTACGGACAGATAAAGGCGGATACTTATCGCTCTCTTTACGAATCCTACAAGGGCGACTTCAAAGAAATTGCCGCCCGGATTGAAAAGGGCGACTACGATATCAGCGAGTACAGGAAATACGCGCTGGCATACGGGCTGGCTACTGCCGACTGGAGCAATCCAGCGGCAGCTGTCGAAAAGATCGCCAGTAACCAGTATGCAGTCTACTCCTGGTACAGCAAGCATACCATTCGGGGTGCGGCCATAAGTGCAACCCGCAACCACTTCGGTGCTGACGATGCCGCTGTAGAGGGGGGGATCCGGCAGTTGGCCCAAAACCTCAAGGAGGCAAACGCCGGAGTGGCCGGTGGGGCAATCATGGCTGAGTTCGTCAAGAATCTCAGAATCATAACCGTTACGGTCAAGCCTCAGGAGGAGACACTAATAGAACTTCCAGCAAATCCTTCGACAGGGTATTCTTGGTCGTTCGTGAGTCTCGATCCCGGTGTGGTTACATTTAACGTCTTAGACAAGTCTGCTGTGGCAACCGGAATCGCGAAGAATACATGGATGCCATTTAAACCCCCAATACATCCAGTCAAGCCTGTCGTAGTAGGGAAGGCAGATGCCGTCCACATCAAAATCAGGGCGAATAAGGCTGGATCCGGTCGGATCTTGGGTCTCTACTCCCGCCCTTGGGACAAGGAGACTGGAGAGCTCACTGAGATAAGGGTCATCTCCGACAACCGATAA